Part of the Variovorax sp. PAMC 28711 genome is shown below.
GGTCTTCGAGCTGCTTGATGATCAGCGAGTTGATGGTCACGCCCCGGATGTCTTCCATGTCGCCGCGCGTGACGGGCTGGCGGTAGGCAATGATCGCCAACGTTTCCAGCACGGCGCGTGTGTAGCGCGGCGGCTTTTCGGGATGCAGGCGATCCAGGTGATCGCGCATGTCGGGCCGGCTCTGGAAACGCCAGCCCGTGCCGACGCTGACCAGCTCGAGGCCGCGCTGGGTCCAGTCTTCCTGCAACTCGACGAGCAACGTCTTGATGGTGTCGGCACCGAGTTCGTCACCGAACAGCACGCGAAGGTCGCGGACCGGCAGCGGCTGGGCCGAACAGATCAAGGCGGTTTCGAGAATGCGCTTGGCATCCGCCGTATTCATGGTTCGCGTTATCCGGGAAAGGGCGCTTTCGAAGCGCTTCGTTTCATTGGGATGGAAATTGGCGTTGCCGGCACGCAGCGAGTGCAACGCAAGGCCGGCATCGGAAGGCCGGCGCGGCCTGGGGCCGTCAGGCGCGATTGTAGTCCAGCCCCAAAGTCTGCATGGCGGTGGTCAGGTCGGGCGGCACCGGCGCATGGAACGTCATCGCCAGGTTCGTGACGGGGTGCACAAAGGCCAGCCGAAACGCGTGCAAACCCTGGCGCGCCAGACCGGCCGCCGGCGCGCCGCCATACAGCGCGTCGCCCACCAGCGGATGCCCGAGCGACGCCATGTGGACGCGAATCTGGTGGGTGCGGCCGGTTTCCAGGGTGCAGCGCACGGTGCAGCCGTCGGCATGGCTGTCGAGGCGCTCGATGAGCGTGCGGGCCGTCTTGCCCGGGTGGCGCTCCAGGTCGACGATCGCCATGCGCAGGCGGTTGCGCGGATCGCGCCCGATCGGTGCGTCAACCTGCCGTGCCGCAGCGCCCACCCACGGTTGATGCGCCAGCGCGAGGTATTGGCGCTTGACCTCGCGCGCTGCGATCAACGCGACTAGCGCGTCCATGGCGGCGCGCGTCCGGGCCACGACCATGAGTCCGCTGGTGTCGCGGTCCAGCCGGTGCACGATGCCGGCCCGCGGCAGGAGCACCGCTTTGGGATCGAGCGCGAGCAAGCCGTTCAGCAGCGTGCCGTTCCAATGGCCGGGCGCGGGGTGCACGACGAGCCCGGCAGGTTTGTCGATCACCCGCAGGTGCTCGTCCTCGTGGATCACGGTGATCGGCATCGCCTCGGGCCGGAACGCCTGGCTCTGGGGCGTGGGCCGCAGTTCGATCTGCCCCGCCTCGCCCGCCCGTACGGTGGCCGAGGCCTTGCTCACCGTGCGGCCTTGCAGCACCACCAGCCCCGCTTCGAGCATCTGCTGCAGGTAGCTGCGCGAAAACTCGGGCACCAGCGCCGCCAGCGCGCGGTCGAGCCGCTGGCCATGTTCGGCCGTGCCGATCACGAAGGGTCGCAGCTCGCTCGGCTCGCCAATGTCCGCACCCTCTTCCGGCTCGGCCGGGTCGGGGGTAGCGTGCGAGGGGTCGGTCGATATAATTGAGGGCAACTGTTTCACGAAAGCCGTATCTGATGTTTCGCTCCAAATTATCGGTGCTCCCCGTCTGGGCGGTCCTTTGCGCCAGCGCCCTGCTGGTTGGCTGCTCGTCGACCAAGGAAGACAAGACCGCCAACTGGAGTCCGAACAAGATCTACACGGAAGCCAAGGACGAAGCCGATTCCGGCGCGTACGACAAGGCCGTTCCGCTGTACGAAAAGCTTGAAGGCCGTGCAGCCGGCACGCCGTTGGCCCAGCAGGCGCAACTCGACAAGGCCTATGCGCAGTTCAAGGCGGGCGACAAGCCGGCGGCGATCGCCACCATCGACCGCTTCATGAAGCTGCATCCCGCCAGCCCGGCCGTCGACTACGCGCTGTACCTGAAGGGCGTGGTCAACTTCAACGACGATCTCGGCATGTTCGCGTCGCTGACGCGCCAGGACCTGGCCGAACGCGACCAGAAGGCCGCCAAGGAATCCTTCCTGGCATTCAAGGAACTGGTGACGCGCTTCCCTGCCTCGCGCTACACGCCCGATGCCCGCCAGCGCATGAACTACATCGTGAACTCGCTCGCGCAGTACGAAGTTCATGTGGCCCGCTATTACTACCAGCGGGGCGCCTATCTGGCTGCCATCAACCGCGCACAGCTCGCGCTGGCGGACTACCGCGAAGTGCCGGCGCTTGAAGAGGCGCTCTACATCATGGTCAAGTCGTACGACGCGCTGGGCATGCCGCAACTGCGCGACGACGCACAGCGCGTGCTGACCAGCAACTATCCGAAATCCGAATTCCTGGCCAAGGGTTTCCGCACC
Proteins encoded:
- the scpB gene encoding SMC-Scp complex subunit ScpB; its protein translation is MNTADAKRILETALICSAQPLPVRDLRVLFGDELGADTIKTLLVELQEDWTQRGLELVSVGTGWRFQSRPDMRDHLDRLHPEKPPRYTRAVLETLAIIAYRQPVTRGDMEDIRGVTINSLIIKQLEDRNWVEVIGHRETVGRPGLYATTRQFLDDLGLESLDQLPVIESPAQQGALVDALARMGESEQATLAIDDPQDAPSVPAEPTADLAADPVAELSPEPPEAAESDTHLPTEPRHGTEP
- a CDS encoding RluA family pseudouridine synthase, with translation MKQLPSIISTDPSHATPDPAEPEEGADIGEPSELRPFVIGTAEHGQRLDRALAALVPEFSRSYLQQMLEAGLVVLQGRTVSKASATVRAGEAGQIELRPTPQSQAFRPEAMPITVIHEDEHLRVIDKPAGLVVHPAPGHWNGTLLNGLLALDPKAVLLPRAGIVHRLDRDTSGLMVVARTRAAMDALVALIAAREVKRQYLALAHQPWVGAAARQVDAPIGRDPRNRLRMAIVDLERHPGKTARTLIERLDSHADGCTVRCTLETGRTHQIRVHMASLGHPLVGDALYGGAPAAGLARQGLHAFRLAFVHPVTNLAMTFHAPVPPDLTTAMQTLGLDYNRA
- a CDS encoding outer membrane protein assembly factor BamD; the encoded protein is MFRSKLSVLPVWAVLCASALLVGCSSTKEDKTANWSPNKIYTEAKDEADSGAYDKAVPLYEKLEGRAAGTPLAQQAQLDKAYAQFKAGDKPAAIATIDRFMKLHPASPAVDYALYLKGVVNFNDDLGMFASLTRQDLAERDQKAAKESFLAFKELVTRFPASRYTPDARQRMNYIVNSLAQYEVHVARYYYQRGAYLAAINRAQLALADYREVPALEEALYIMVKSYDALGMPQLRDDAQRVLTSNYPKSEFLAKGFRTKDDPWWKVW